From Dethiobacter alkaliphilus AHT 1, a single genomic window includes:
- a CDS encoding YlmC/YmxH family sporulation protein translates to MELSRLSRKEIINLHDGARLGFVGDSDLIIDDETGSIKSIIISPKGMKPRSGRELVIPWTSIKKIGDEVMIVDISPERSSRKHT, encoded by the coding sequence TTGGAATTATCCCGTTTATCCCGGAAGGAAATTATAAATTTGCATGATGGTGCCCGGCTTGGCTTTGTGGGCGATTCTGATTTAATTATTGACGATGAGACCGGCAGTATTAAATCCATAATTATTTCCCCCAAAGGAATGAAGCCCCGTTCGGGCCGGGAACTGGTAATTCCCTGGACATCTATAAAAAAAATCGGCGATGAAGTGATGATAGTGGATATTTCGCCGGAACGAAGCAGCCGTAAACATACGTGA
- a CDS encoding general stress protein encodes MSQTVVGLFRSKEQAEEAIRELRARDFDDQDISLVAKNEEAEGGGEEGVSYENQNLADGTATGGAIGGLTGLLAGAGALLIPGIGPIIAAGPLAGALTGIVTGGIAGGLIDYGIPEEEGERYEKEVHKGSILVAAESEDEEMSEEVSSIFRENGAFEVNSHD; translated from the coding sequence ATGTCGCAAACCGTTGTTGGTTTATTCCGCTCCAAGGAACAGGCGGAAGAAGCTATACGTGAGCTGCGAGCACGTGATTTTGATGATCAGGATATATCATTGGTAGCCAAAAATGAGGAAGCAGAAGGTGGCGGCGAAGAGGGCGTCAGCTATGAAAATCAGAACCTGGCCGACGGCACCGCCACCGGCGGCGCCATTGGAGGCCTTACCGGGCTTTTGGCCGGGGCAGGCGCTCTGCTGATACCGGGAATCGGCCCCATCATTGCCGCCGGTCCTCTGGCCGGCGCGCTGACCGGAATTGTTACCGGCGGTATCGCAGGCGGGCTGATTGATTATGGCATCCCTGAGGAAGAAGGGGAGCGCTATGAGAAGGAAGTTCACAAAGGTAGTATCCTGGTGGCAGCCGAATCGGAAGATGAAGAGATGTCCGAAGAGGTAAGCTCAATCTTCCGCGAAAACGGTGCCTTTGAAGTCAATTCACATGACTAA